The genomic region GCGGCCTCTTGTGCCGCCATTGTGCTAGAGGCAGACCACCGGGTCTGCTGACCCACACATGCGGAGCGGAACATGCCAATTCTGTACAGGACCAAGGCGACGGCGACAGGCGGACGCGACGGGGCGGCGCGCAGCGAGGACGGCAAGGTCGACGTCAAGCTCTCGGTACCGAAGGAACTCGGCGGCCCGGGCGGGGCTGGCACCAATCCGGAACAGCTGTTCGCGGCCGGCTATGCGGCCTGCTTCCTCGGTGCGCTGCGCTTCGTCGCAGGCAAGCAGCAGGTGGCCATTCCGTCGGATGCGACGGTGACGGCGGATGTCGGCATCGGGCCACGCGACGACGGCGGCGGCTTCGGTCTCGACGTGGCGCTGACCGTGTCGGTGCCCGGCGTCGCGCGCTCTGTGGTCGAGGACCTCGTCCACAAGGCGCACGTCGTCTGTCCCTACTCGCACGCCACCAGGAACAACATCGACGTGCGGCTCGAAGTGGCGTGACCGACGGGAGGTCCGCCTCACCTCTC from Tepidamorphus gemmatus harbors:
- a CDS encoding organic hydroperoxide resistance protein gives rise to the protein MPILYRTKATATGGRDGAARSEDGKVDVKLSVPKELGGPGGAGTNPEQLFAAGYAACFLGALRFVAGKQQVAIPSDATVTADVGIGPRDDGGGFGLDVALTVSVPGVARSVVEDLVHKAHVVCPYSHATRNNIDVRLEVA